AAGAAACAGGTTCAATTTCTGCAGTTGTTTCGGGAGGAACAGAACCTTTCTCTTTCAATTGGTCTAACAATTCAAACGAACAAAATCCCGATAGTCTGAGTGCAGGCTATTATTTTGTTTCATTAACAGACTTTCACGGCTGTAACGAATACGACAATATCCAAATTCAGCAGCCAAGCGAACTTCAATTTAATCCAATAGTTCAAAATGTAAGTTGTTTTGGATTTCAAGATGGAGAAATTGACATCACTCTCATGGGTGGCACTAATCCTTATTCTATCTTTTGGTCAACAGGGCAGACTTCAGAAGATTTAACAAATTTGCCATACGGTATTTATACAATAAATATAATAGACGGAAATGCCTGCAAAGACAGTTTGGAAATTGAAATTACTCAACCCCAGCAAGCATTAAGTACAACAATTTATGCCGGCGATATTGCCTGCCATGGTCAAACCAATGGATATATAAATCTTACTATAAATGGTGGAACCGCTCCATACCAACAATTCATTTGGAGCAATGGAATGAGCGATCAAAACATTAGCGGGATTCTCGCAGGAACCTACTATGTTACCGTAATTGATGCCAACAATTGCGAAACTTCAAATTCTGCAACTATTATTGAACCACCAGAACTTGAGATTTCGTTTTCCGAAACAAATCTTCTTTGCTATGGAGACGAAAATGGGCAGATTACAACAAACATTCAGGGTGGCACTCCTCCTTACATTTCATATGTTTGGAATAGCGGTCAAACTACTGCAAATATGCAATCCCTCTTCGCCGGAACCTATACTCTCACAATTACCGATCAGGCAAACTGTACGGAATCACTAAGCATTGAAATTACTCAGCCACCAAACTTAATAATAGACTTCGTGATTGGAAATATCGACTGCTACGGAAATACTACGGGTACTATTGATATTTCATTTTCGGGAGCTACGCCTCCATATTCTTCTCCCATTTGGGAAAATGGCGAAACCGAAAACTCACTAATTGAGCTTGCAGCAGGTGTTTACAGTGTTTCCATTTCAGACGACAATAATTGTCTTTTTGAGGATAGTGCAGAAATCCTTGAACCTGAACCAATACAAATACAAATTGACATTCAAGAGCTTAGCTGCTTTGGATTTTCTGATGGCAGCATAGATATTAGCGTTTCAGGCGGAACTATGCCCGTTTCGCATTACTTTTGGTCGAATTCGAGCCAATCGGAAGATTTAACAGATTTGCCTGCAGGAACTTACGGCCTCACAGTTGTAGATCAGAATTTCTGCAGAAAAATGCTTGAGATAGAATTGCTTCAACCCGACCAATTAGTGGTAAGTCTTGAAGCTTCTGATCTGCTTTGTTTTGGAAACGAAACAGGGAAAATTTCATCTAACATAAATGGTGGACTTACACCATATACTTTCGCTTGGTCGAATGGCGAAAACACAGATTCCATTTTGAATTTATACGCAAATGAATATTCATTATCGCTAACAGATGCCAACAATTGCGAAAGCTCGGCAAGTATATTAGTTGCTGAACCAGAAGAAATTTTAGCCAATGAAAACATTTTTCCTACAAGTTGTGAATTTGCAAACGATGGCTCTATCAAAATCGATCCTTCGGGAGGAAGCCCACCCTACTCAATTTTTTGGGACAACACATTAGGGAGCGATTCTGTATTTCAACTTTCATCAGGATATTACGAATTACAAGTAAGCGACAGCAATAATTGCATTAAAAATTTCACTTTTGAAGTTCCAATTTCTATTTCGCCATGTTTGAAAATACCTAATGTTTTTACTCCAAATGGAGACGAATTCAATGAACTATGGCTGATTGAAGGTGTGGAATTTGTTCCTCAAATTGAAGTAAAAATATATGATAGGTACGGACAATTAGTCTTCGATTCAGAAGGTTATCAAATTCCATGGGACGGACGTTTTCAGGAAAAATTACTACCTTCCGATGCTTATTTTTATTCTATAAATTTAAATAATGGATCGAATGCCTTGCAAGGCAAAGTTTCGATAATTCGCTAAAATTGAAAATTATGAAAAGAAAAATTCTATTTACAATATTGCTGAGTTCTGTATATTTTCTGCAGGCTCAAATTATGCCTTTAAACAACGAGAATCTATTAAACGAATTTATTAC
The sequence above is drawn from the Bacteroidota bacterium genome and encodes:
- a CDS encoding T9SS type B sorting domain-containing protein, producing GIAEKSGIYINYYGDNSKVLFNSINVTNTNTSSRAIYIEDADNLDIKNNIFSNSGGGYSADIANSPLNLQMDYNNYFSSGSMVWKNAGTDIQTLANWQTTTGFDANSMDFNPYYESYTELRPYQREINGAGISIPSILYDIDNQIRDQSAPDIGADEFMVDFGVTDLISPTLHCALTANDSVTIYLKQFGDIPFLNITVSYQVNNGQIFTETISGSTNNDLGFTFSATQNLQAYGTYVFKIWIVNSFDDNINNDTLIVERYSHSVPAVDFTYDLSCAGVATNFYSNTTVSQGWIEDYFWDFGDQIIDTLENPIHLFDTSGTYLVYLQAFTEVGCYNDTSLEVQVMTTPQSNFFAENICFSDTANFVNTSSISQGIMNYEWDFGDNNTSTSISPQYIYQFPDTFEVSLISISANLCTDSIIQEIIVYPLPILSLPGFNSSYCENENAQLISPNLVGGLLSGNGITGSTFYPNLANLGTNIITYAYTDIYGCSDTLEQAVDILPAPSVSLIGLNTNYCISAELDTAMVQPAGGILSGTGLISNIFNPLLAGIGNHIISYSFTDANSCTSISSQTVTVSESNILLLSFNIDSISCYGYADAAIDLTVSFTSQTYSEIEWSNGETIEDISGLNTGIYELIVSDIFGCRTLDTVEIIEPTELSLQLNAQNVLCFGEETGSISAVVSGGTEPFSFNWSNNSNEQNPDSLSAGYYFVSLTDFHGCNEYDNIQIQQPSELQFNPIVQNVSCFGFQDGEIDITLMGGTNPYSIFWSTGQTSEDLTNLPYGIYTINIIDGNACKDSLEIEITQPQQALSTTIYAGDIACHGQTNGYINLTINGGTAPYQQFIWSNGMSDQNISGILAGTYYVTVIDANNCETSNSATIIEPPELEISFSETNLLCYGDENGQITTNIQGGTPPYISYVWNSGQTTANMQSLFAGTYTLTITDQANCTESLSIEITQPPNLIIDFVIGNIDCYGNTTGTIDISFSGATPPYSSPIWENGETENSLIELAAGVYSVSISDDNNCLFEDSAEILEPEPIQIQIDIQELSCFGFSDGSIDISVSGGTMPVSHYFWSNSSQSEDLTDLPAGTYGLTVVDQNFCRKMLEIELLQPDQLVVSLEASDLLCFGNETGKISSNINGGLTPYTFAWSNGENTDSILNLYANEYSLSLTDANNCESSASILVAEPEEILANENIFPTSCEFANDGSIKIDPSGGSPPYSIFWDNTLGSDSVFQLSSGYYELQVSDSNNCIKNFTFEVPISISPCLKIPNVFTPNGDEFNELWLIEGVEFVPQIEVKIYDRYGQLVFDSEGYQIPWDGRFQEKLLPSDAYFYSINLNNGSNALQGKVSIIR